GAATCACTCTGCATTTTCCTGGTTCTAAAATTCAAATAGTtcccctaatttcagtttgtaacaaaacaagcaagtatagtgtagagaatggtttacaaaactgaaagtaagaCGCAAAAACtgaacttaagaacgggaagcatagaaataccaCACACGGatagaacatatctaccgctTCTTACACTTGCTTTCAATTAGAATGACCgtacacatttctatgtgaatttggtcaggtcgcccaaaaggTTACATACTGCCGCTTTAATTTGGAGTAGgcttatgggcagaaagacagaaatgctaaacatcaaatcaaattttattggtcacatacacagttaGCTGatgctaatgcgagtgtagcgaaatgcttgtacatCAACAACAGCAGAGCATgtccaaatgtatttatatttaggAAACTTTGTTGTTTGTTCCCCTCCTAAGGTGCAGATGTTCATGCTGCCACACTGGATGGAGAGACGGCTGTATCCTCGCTGGTCTTTCTGGTGAAGGAGGCTCTGGAGGGCTCTGTGGAGGATGCAGCTGAGATCGGCCGCTTCTGTCTGAGGGCCACGCGGCTGCTTCTGGCCCACGGGGCTGACCCCAGCTGCTGCCTTACCCCCGAcggggaggaggatggggaacCCTCCCTGACAGTGACCAGCCTGGAGCACTTTGATCGGCTCTTTCCCCTGGCAGTGCTGCTGCTGCAGAGTGGTGCCTCCTTCCACTGCTCTCGCCACGGAGCCTCCTGCTGGACAGGCTACAGGCTGGTATTCCAGAGGCTCCAGACGGCCCTGCTGGACTGTTCTGATGCAGAGCAGGCGGCTGAGCTCCTGGAGCAGGCTGAGGTCCTCCTGGACTTGGCCCGGGTGTCCTCCCCAAGTCTGGCCCTGCCCCTGGACCTGCCTATGCCAGACCAAGACCCCAATGCGCAGACATTGCGGGACCTCCATCGGCGTGTGGTGGAGCAGGAGACCGGCCCTCCCCCCCTGCGCTGTCTCTGCAGGGCCTTCATCCGGGATCACCTGCAGCCCTGGCCCCTGGACGACAGGGTGAAGGCTCTGCCTTTACCTGACAGACTGAAGGAGTACCTGCTTCCCGAACACACCCTGAGCCCCAAGCCAGGATGGGACTGCTTCAAGCCCCAGCGTACCCTACGCTGACGACACATGTTTTTACACTGGTAACTGGGGCTGACACATGGAGTAATTGACCTTTATCCTTTTGTAATGATTTGGTGTTAGGACACCAATCTATCAATGTACTCAGAACCTGCCATTGAGGCCTTTGTTTTTTTGTTCAAGTGTGTGTGCCAAATCATACAGACAAAGAATCTGAATATGTTTACTATCAAGATCAAGATCACTTAGACATTTCTTAAGAATAAGTTGTGTAACTTCCATACATTTGCACTGCTGGAAGGGTGCAGATGAGTCTTTTGTTAAATATTAGCAGAAAAGGTTGGACTTTGTCATCTGAATAAAACAATCAGGATCAGTTATTCTGCATCTTTTTTTCTGTGTCAGCGATAACAGTTGAAGTATAGTGATGGGCCACAAGATGGCAGTGTTGTTCTTTGTAGCAGGTAGTTGCTGAAAAAGAGGTCAAATTACAATTTATATTATATTCAAGTGTTCTTAACACAATCAGAAATCTCCTATTAATACTTCAAACACATTTTTATATCTCATACACATTTCATGTATTTTCTTTGAATTCATGAGTCATTGAATCTTATCAACCTTCTCTACGTGTTTGCCCATGATTGTGCTTAGATTGTTTCCTTATTTATTTTAATAGCAATGACACAGattaaatgtaaaacatttttgacAATTAACACATTACGGTATAGCAGTGTATGGTGACTATGGGAGTTGGTAGTGGAGTTGGTGTTGCTATGGAGTCAGAAGGTTGAGCTGAACGGCAGCCTGGTTCTATTGAGAGCTACAGGGCAGATCAGCCTGGCACAGAAGGTgatctttttttcactaattggtcttttgaccaatcagatcagctctgaaaaagatctgatgtgaaaagatctgatgtgattagtcagaagaccaattagtggaaaaaatatcagatttgggctgcctgtgtaaacacagcctaagaaacactgccctttcccacctggacaaaaggaacacctatgtgagaatgctgttcattgactacagctcagcgttcagcaccatagtgcccccgaagctcatcactaagctaaggaccctgagactaaacatctccctctgcaactggatcctggacttcctgacggtctacccctaggtggtaagggtaggcaacaaagCGTCCGCCATGCTGATTCTCAACCctggggtccctcaggggtgtgtacttggtctcctcctgtattcccttttcacccacgactgtggccaaacacgactccgacacaattaagtttgctgacgacacaacagtggtaggcctgatcaccgacaacgatgagacagcctatagggaggaggtccgaGAACtgccagtgtggtgccaggacaacaacctctccctcaacgtgagcaagacaaaggagctgatcgtggactacaggaaacggtgtcagaggaaagcccataaaattgtcagagactcca
The genomic region above belongs to Oncorhynchus mykiss isolate Arlee chromosome 6, USDA_OmykA_1.1, whole genome shotgun sequence and contains:
- the asb6 gene encoding ankyrin repeat and SOCS box protein 6 isoform X1, encoding MSILVLSFCSSVLAQAAESGTSAKSMPFLHGFRRIIYEYQPLVDAVLCVVGLEEGTSTGERSRSPEDEDSLCRSLVELLEKESQSAVFEEGISYALFKVAERGLVCAAEVLLRYGADLNFEDPVSYYNPLHIAVLRNRPIMVRLLAGHGADINKRDRIHESSPLDLASEEAERLPCMCTLLDMGADVNARDKNGKSPLLHALASSDGLTVHNTENIRLLLQRGADVHAATLDGETAVSSLVFLVKEALEGSVEDAAEIGRFCLRATRLLLAHGADPSCCLTPDGEEDGEPSLTVTSLEHFDRLFPLAVLLLQSGASFHCSRHGASCWTGYRLVFQRLQTALLDCSDAEQAAELLEQAEVLLDLARVSSPSLALPLDLPMPDQDPNAQTLRDLHRRVVEQETGPPPLRCLCRAFIRDHLQPWPLDDRVKALPLPDRLKEYLLPEHTLSPKPGWDCFKPQRTLR
- the asb6 gene encoding ankyrin repeat and SOCS box protein 6 isoform X2 — protein: MPFLHGFRRIIYEYQPLVDAVLCVVGLEEGTSTGERSRSPEDEDSLCRSLVELLEKESQSAVFEEGISYALFKVAERGLVCAAEVLLRYGADLNFEDPVSYYNPLHIAVLRNRPIMVRLLAGHGADINKRDRIHESSPLDLASEEAERLPCMCTLLDMGADVNARDKNGKSPLLHALASSDGLTVHNTENIRLLLQRGADVHAATLDGETAVSSLVFLVKEALEGSVEDAAEIGRFCLRATRLLLAHGADPSCCLTPDGEEDGEPSLTVTSLEHFDRLFPLAVLLLQSGASFHCSRHGASCWTGYRLVFQRLQTALLDCSDAEQAAELLEQAEVLLDLARVSSPSLALPLDLPMPDQDPNAQTLRDLHRRVVEQETGPPPLRCLCRAFIRDHLQPWPLDDRVKALPLPDRLKEYLLPEHTLSPKPGWDCFKPQRTLR